In one window of Brassica rapa cultivar Chiifu-401-42 chromosome A07, CAAS_Brap_v3.01, whole genome shotgun sequence DNA:
- the LOC103828697 gene encoding F-box/kelch-repeat protein At3g23880 — protein MEEPIIESFFFSPTNLPPEMMEEILLRLPVKSLKRFKCVCTSWRSLISETLFTLKHALMLDASKATTYKKSPYGVITTSRYHLKSCCVHSLYNEPMANVFEHDGELLGRDYYQVVGTCNGLVCFHVDYNKSFYLWNPTIKLQQRLRGSDLETGDEVVVNYGFGYDESEDDYKIVALLQQRQQLKTEAMIYSTRQKLWRRRSSSNTCFPSGVVLANKSRSGIYINGTLNWAATHSSSSVSTIISYDMSRDAFKELHGPGSCKRGCFTMTLGDLRGCLSMVCYCKGAKADVWVMKEFGERDSWSKLLSIPGLTEFVRPLWISRGLVVLLEFRSGLALYNCANGKFQYPVQDSLSGCRDAKVYVKTLVSPRDL, from the coding sequence ATGGAGGAACCCATCATAGagagcttcttcttctctccaaCTAACCTTCCTCCTGAAATGATGGAAGAGATTCTCTTAAGACTACCCGTGAAGTCACTGAAGCGATTCAAATGCGTTTGCACCTCATGGAGGTCGTTGATCTCAGAGACTCTGTTTACTCTGAAACACGCTTTGATGTTGGACGCGTCCAAGGCAACCACGTACAAGAAGAGTCCATACGGAGTCATCACAACGTCTCGGTACCATCTCAAATCTTGCTGCGTCCACTCTCTGTATAATGAGCCAATGGCCAACGTCTTTGAGCATGATGGTGAGCTTTTAGGCAGAGATTACTACCAAGTCGTGGGGACCTGCAATGGGTTGGTCTGTTTCCATGTAGATTACAACAAAAGCTTCTACTTGTGGAACCCCACCATCAAGCTTCAACAAAGATTGCGTGGTTCGGATCTTGAAACGGGAGATGAGGTTGTTGTAAACTATGGATTTGGTTATGATGAATCTGAAGATGACTATAAGATAGTTGCATTGTTGCAGCAAAGACAACAACTGAAGACAGAGGCAATGATCTACTCAACGAGGCAGAAgctatggagaagaagaagcagcagcAACACTTGTTTTCCATCTGGAGTTGTTCTTGCTAACAAATCAAGATCCGGCATCTACATCAATGGAACACTAAACTGGGCAGCCACTCACTCCTCATCATCAGTTTCTACCATCATATCATACGATATGTCACGAGATGCGTTCAAGGAGCTTCATGGACCAGGTTCTTGCAAGAGAGGATGTTTTACAATGACACTTGGAGATTTGAGAGGATGTCTTTCGATGGTGTGTTATTGCAAAGGAGCAAAAGCAGATGTTTGGGTGATGAAGGAGTTTGGAGAAAGAGATTCTTGGTCTAAACTATTGAGCATTCCCGGTTTGACTGAGTTTGTTAGACCGCTTTGGATCTCAAGAGGTTTGGTGGTTTTGTTGGAATTTAGATCCGGTTTAGCTCTATACAACTGTGCCAATGGGAAGTTCCAGTACCCAGTTCAAGACAGCTTGAGCGGTTGTCGGGACGCTAAAGTCTATGTCAAGACATTGGTTTCTCCAAGGGACCTTTAA